A region of Bacillota bacterium DNA encodes the following proteins:
- a CDS encoding ABC transporter substrate-binding protein, which translates to MRRFILCFVLVIALVSLGAVAYSAEPIVIGFNLEMTGQVAAYGQAAWEGVNLIKELVKPEVLGRPVVFKLLDNKSDKVEAANAASRLIENDKAVAIIGPTISGNMLAAGEICEKKQVPIIGPTTTNPLCTQGKKYVFRACFIDPFQASIAATYCYRDLKAKTAAILSDIANDYCIALGTMFEKEFIKLGGKVLTHQKCKYGDQDFSAQLTEIKNKNPDVIYIPNYYQETALAVRQARDLGLTQPVFGADGIATEEFLSIGGKAVEGVQHTTFWHEKAAVTDIGKKYVELYKKKFGADSEVNVFGALGADCYLIVLDAIKRAGSDDPKKIAQAIEDTKDLPVVTGPVTIENGDAIKPVVFRIVRNGKWDYQSIVYP; encoded by the coding sequence GTGAGAAGGTTCATACTATGCTTCGTTTTGGTTATTGCCCTTGTTTCGCTGGGAGCGGTGGCATACTCGGCGGAGCCCATCGTCATCGGATTCAACCTTGAGATGACGGGGCAGGTGGCCGCATACGGCCAGGCAGCGTGGGAAGGGGTCAACCTTATCAAGGAGCTTGTCAAGCCCGAGGTCCTTGGCAGGCCGGTTGTCTTCAAGCTCCTCGATAACAAGTCAGACAAGGTCGAGGCTGCTAACGCCGCCTCCCGCCTCATCGAAAACGACAAGGCCGTCGCGATAATCGGGCCCACGATCAGCGGCAACATGCTCGCCGCCGGCGAGATCTGCGAGAAGAAACAGGTCCCGATTATCGGCCCTACGACCACGAACCCCCTCTGCACCCAGGGCAAGAAGTACGTCTTCCGCGCGTGCTTCATCGACCCGTTCCAGGCGTCCATCGCGGCAACATATTGCTACAGAGACCTCAAAGCCAAGACCGCCGCGATCCTCTCCGACATAGCCAACGACTACTGCATCGCTCTCGGAACCATGTTTGAGAAGGAGTTCATCAAGCTCGGCGGCAAGGTGCTCACTCACCAGAAGTGCAAGTACGGCGACCAGGACTTCAGCGCGCAGCTCACCGAGATCAAGAACAAGAACCCCGACGTCATCTACATCCCCAACTACTACCAAGAGACCGCCCTTGCTGTCCGTCAGGCGCGGGACCTCGGCCTCACTCAACCTGTCTTTGGAGCCGACGGGATAGCTACTGAGGAGTTCCTGTCCATAGGCGGGAAGGCCGTGGAGGGCGTCCAGCACACAACCTTCTGGCATGAGAAGGCGGCCGTGACGGACATCGGCAAGAAATACGTCGAGCTTTACAAGAAGAAATTCGGAGCCGACAGCGAGGTTAACGTGTTCGGCGCCCTCGGCGCGGACTGCTACTTGATAGTCCTCGACGCGATCAAGAGGGCCGGGTCGGATGATCCCAAGAAGATCGCCCAGGCCATAGAAGACACGAAGGACTTGCCGGTGGTGACCGGGCCCGTCACGATCGAGAACGGCGACGCGATTAAACCCGTGGTATTCAGGATCGTGAGGAACGGTAAGTGGGATTACCAGTCGATCGTGTATCCGTGA
- a CDS encoding zinc ribbon domain-containing protein: MPTYEYYCEKCGRFEELQRMSDEPLSRCPTCGGPVRRLISRNVSIIFKGSGFYTTDNRSADYKEKAKQDGEATSPSGSLKARDAAGA, translated from the coding sequence ATGCCTACGTATGAGTACTACTGTGAGAAGTGCGGCCGTTTCGAGGAACTCCAGCGCATGTCGGATGAGCCCCTCTCCCGCTGTCCCACCTGTGGCGGCCCGGTCAGGCGGCTCATCAGCAGAAACGTGAGCATCATCTTCAAAGGCTCTGGGTTCTACACAACCGACAATCGCAGCGCTGACTACAAGGAGAAGGCCAAACAGGACGGCGAGGCTACGTCTCCGTCAGGATCGCTGAAGGCGCGTGATGCGGCGGGCGCATAG
- a CDS encoding DUF3006 domain-containing protein has product MEIRVTVDRIESGKAVLLVRESENEAIIWPLPALPEGVREGMVLKVRVEPDEEATAAAKERVGDLLKKLLSKGSGQ; this is encoded by the coding sequence ATGGAGATAAGGGTCACCGTGGACAGGATCGAAAGCGGGAAAGCCGTGCTCCTTGTGCGTGAATCCGAGAATGAGGCGATCATATGGCCCCTGCCAGCCTTGCCCGAAGGCGTCCGCGAGGGCATGGTTCTCAAGGTTCGCGTGGAGCCAGACGAGGAGGCAACCGCCGCCGCGAAGGAACGCGTGGGAGACTTGTTGAAAAAGCTGCTTTCGAAGGGGAGCGGACAGTGA
- a CDS encoding branched-chain amino acid ABC transporter permease codes for MERRRLHLVLTLALIVVLFLALWWADTHLGEFPLRVARTGAIYVVAAVAYNLVNGVTGQFSLGPNGFMALGGYTTALLILPLQQKQFVWFLEPLMWPFNSFSFPGYLFGLAVLLGGVMGAIGALLVGIPSFRLRGDYLAIATFGFGEIIFVLANNLIRLTNGPLGMKGIPEYANVYWCFGAAVVATLVVSNIANSSYGRAMKAIRDDEIAAEAMGVNVFRTKMLAFVTSGFFGGVAGGLLVSLITTISPTLFTFGMTFNLLIIIVLGGLGSITGSVVTGLGFAVVSELLRVVEAPIDIGSLHIPGVPGMRMVVFSILLVLLMIFYRRGLFGQFELSWDWVLSVLRVTRGVREWKRERKTESS; via the coding sequence ATGGAGAGAAGACGTCTGCACCTTGTTTTGACGCTTGCCCTCATAGTTGTGCTCTTTCTCGCCCTGTGGTGGGCCGACACACACCTCGGGGAGTTCCCGCTGCGGGTGGCACGCACAGGCGCGATATACGTGGTCGCGGCGGTTGCGTACAATCTCGTCAACGGCGTTACGGGCCAATTCTCACTCGGGCCTAACGGGTTCATGGCGCTCGGGGGGTACACCACGGCCCTCCTCATCCTGCCTCTCCAGCAGAAGCAGTTCGTGTGGTTCCTCGAGCCTCTCATGTGGCCCTTCAACTCGTTTTCGTTCCCTGGTTACCTCTTCGGCCTCGCCGTCCTGCTGGGTGGCGTCATGGGAGCGATAGGGGCGCTTCTCGTGGGCATCCCCTCGTTCAGGTTGCGCGGGGACTACCTCGCCATAGCCACGTTCGGTTTCGGCGAGATAATCTTCGTTCTCGCCAACAACCTCATTCGGCTGACCAACGGTCCCCTGGGAATGAAGGGCATACCCGAGTACGCCAACGTATACTGGTGCTTCGGGGCGGCCGTCGTGGCGACGCTGGTTGTAAGCAATATCGCGAACTCAAGCTACGGGCGAGCCATGAAAGCCATACGTGACGACGAGATCGCAGCAGAGGCCATGGGAGTCAATGTTTTCCGAACCAAGATGCTGGCCTTCGTTACAAGCGGCTTCTTCGGAGGAGTGGCTGGCGGCCTTCTGGTCTCGCTCATCACGACCATCTCCCCGACCCTGTTCACTTTCGGAATGACGTTCAACCTGCTCATTATCATCGTGCTTGGAGGCCTTGGGAGCATAACCGGATCGGTCGTCACAGGGCTTGGGTTCGCCGTCGTCTCCGAGCTCCTGCGGGTTGTGGAGGCACCCATCGACATCGGGTCACTCCATATCCCGGGCGTCCCCGGCATGAGGATGGTCGTGTTCTCAATACTCCTCGTTCTGCTCATGATCTTCTATCGACGCGGCCTCTTCGGCCAGTTCGAGCTATCGTGGGACTGGGTTCTGTCCGTGCTCAGAGTTACCAGGGGGGTGCGAGAGTGGAAGCGCGAACGCAAGACGGAGTCGTCCTGA
- a CDS encoding branched-chain amino acid ABC transporter permease, producing the protein MTLETFIQQLMNGISLGSLYALIAIGYTMVYGILRLINFAHSDIFMVGAYFAFFLVAIFRLPWGVSAILAIVLTALVGIIVDRAAYRPVRNAPRISALMTAVGVSFFLENLGLVTVGARPKAFQRPDIMARVIKIGPAAVSGVSIWVPILSLALLALLLFIVYRTKVGMAMRSVSTDIETTRLMGVDVDRVISYTFAIGSALAAAGGIMWACKYPQINPLMGIYPGWKAFTAAVVGGIGNITGAMLGGFLIGLVEIMTVALLPGLSGYRDGIIFTLLLVFLLLRPTGILGEPLKEKV; encoded by the coding sequence ATGACGCTCGAGACTTTCATTCAGCAACTCATGAACGGCATCTCTCTCGGGAGCCTTTATGCGCTGATCGCCATCGGGTACACGATGGTTTACGGCATTCTAAGGCTCATCAACTTCGCTCACAGCGATATCTTCATGGTGGGCGCGTACTTCGCGTTCTTCCTGGTGGCCATATTCCGGCTGCCATGGGGCGTATCAGCGATCCTCGCCATAGTGCTCACGGCCCTCGTCGGAATCATAGTTGATAGGGCGGCATACCGTCCCGTGAGAAATGCACCGAGGATATCTGCGCTGATGACGGCCGTGGGGGTTTCGTTCTTCCTGGAGAACCTGGGGCTTGTGACCGTGGGGGCACGGCCGAAGGCTTTCCAAAGGCCCGACATCATGGCGAGGGTGATAAAGATCGGGCCCGCCGCCGTGTCAGGTGTGTCGATCTGGGTTCCCATCCTTAGCCTAGCCCTGCTTGCGCTCCTCTTGTTCATCGTGTACCGCACCAAAGTCGGCATGGCCATGAGGTCCGTCTCCACGGACATCGAGACGACCCGGCTGATGGGAGTGGACGTGGACCGGGTGATATCATACACCTTCGCAATAGGCTCAGCTCTGGCCGCAGCCGGCGGCATAATGTGGGCCTGCAAGTACCCACAGATCAACCCGCTTATGGGAATCTACCCCGGATGGAAGGCGTTCACCGCGGCGGTGGTCGGCGGCATCGGCAACATCACCGGAGCAATGCTCGGGGGCTTCCTCATCGGGCTCGTCGAGATCATGACCGTCGCGCTCTTGCCTGGCCTTTCAGGCTATCGGGACGGCATAATCTTCACGTTGCTCCTGGTTTTCCTGCTCCTCCGCCCGACCGGGATCCTTGGTGAACCCCTAAAGGAGAAGGTGTGA
- a CDS encoding helix-turn-helix domain-containing protein, whose protein sequence is MGCSTGASVLPYQPRSWCIHPRFHGRLHELDQPWALKGARCLVSGERVRAARKAKGLTLVELASKAGLSYSYLSEIERGAKTPSLEALTRLADALGLSRSEVIGISEDQGHHGIGLGDRLRLAREDRGMTLKEVASAAGISSTYLSEIERGNVRPAVSVLKKLARVLRVPLSVVMSPSERNGLLGEKLRRLRDKLGMTQAEVAAKAGVSAALIGQIELGRVSPSLKTVNKIASALGVSPCYLVLDSEGAEELLPGMSKDLRTVLQDPNVQMLLSAVCTMSEREIRFVFEMIALLKRSGLGSA, encoded by the coding sequence ATGGGGTGCAGCACGGGTGCATCGGTTTTGCCCTACCAACCCCGTTCATGGTGTATTCATCCACGGTTTCATGGGCGTCTTCACGAGCTCGACCAACCTTGGGCGTTGAAGGGAGCGCGGTGTCTGGTGTCAGGCGAGCGGGTAAGGGCCGCGAGAAAGGCAAAAGGGCTTACGCTCGTTGAGCTTGCCTCGAAGGCGGGGCTTTCCTATTCGTACCTGAGCGAGATAGAGCGCGGTGCCAAGACCCCATCCCTGGAGGCGCTCACACGGCTTGCGGATGCGCTCGGCCTGAGCAGGTCCGAGGTCATCGGGATCTCCGAAGACCAGGGGCATCATGGCATCGGGCTCGGTGACAGGCTGCGTCTCGCCCGCGAGGACAGGGGCATGACCCTGAAGGAAGTCGCGTCTGCGGCTGGCATATCCAGCACGTATCTGAGCGAGATAGAGCGCGGAAACGTGCGGCCTGCCGTGTCCGTCCTGAAGAAGCTCGCGCGCGTGCTGCGCGTTCCGCTGTCTGTCGTCATGTCGCCCAGCGAGCGCAACGGCCTCCTCGGCGAAAAGCTCAGGAGGCTGAGGGACAAACTCGGCATGACTCAGGCCGAGGTGGCCGCGAAGGCCGGGGTTTCGGCTGCGCTTATCGGCCAAATCGAGCTGGGACGCGTCTCGCCCTCGCTGAAGACAGTGAACAAGATAGCTTCAGCCCTTGGCGTGTCCCCCTGCTACTTGGTGCTGGACAGCGAGGGCGCCGAGGAGCTCCTTCCGGGGATGAGCAAAGATCTCCGGACCGTGCTGCAGGACCCCAATGTCCAGATGCTTTTGAGCGCTGTATGCACCATGAGCGAGCGCGAGATCCGGTTCGTTTTCGAGATGATCGCCCTGCTCAAGAGGTCCGGGCTTGGCTCGGCGTGA
- a CDS encoding ABC transporter ATP-binding protein: MEARTQDGVVLTLDHVTIKFGGLVAVNDFSLDIRKGELVGLIGPNGAGKTTVFNIITGQYSPTSGRVIFEGQDITGWRPDLIAAIGIARTFQNVRLFTGLTVLDNVLVSQHLRLKSSFLSAAFQLPGYVQEDRDARERGMALLERVGLADLAREQAGSLPYGQQRRLEIARALATRPRLLLLDEPAAGMNPEETTQLMKFICRVRDDFNLTIFLIEHDMRLVMGICERIRVIDYGVSIAEGTPQEIQSNPRVIAAYLGEEEK; encoded by the coding sequence GTGGAAGCGCGAACGCAAGACGGAGTCGTCCTGACCCTCGATCACGTGACCATAAAGTTCGGCGGGCTCGTGGCCGTGAACGACTTTTCCCTCGACATCAGAAAGGGCGAGCTCGTCGGGCTCATAGGGCCCAACGGCGCGGGCAAGACGACGGTCTTCAACATAATCACGGGCCAGTATTCGCCCACCAGCGGCCGGGTGATCTTCGAAGGACAAGACATCACAGGATGGCGCCCCGACCTCATAGCCGCAATAGGCATTGCCAGAACGTTCCAAAACGTCCGCCTTTTCACGGGTCTGACCGTGCTCGACAACGTCCTCGTGTCGCAACACCTGAGGCTGAAGTCCTCGTTCCTCTCGGCCGCGTTCCAACTGCCGGGTTATGTCCAGGAAGACCGGGACGCGCGCGAGCGCGGAATGGCGCTGCTCGAACGGGTAGGGCTCGCAGACCTCGCGAGGGAGCAGGCAGGCAGCCTCCCGTACGGCCAGCAGCGCCGCCTCGAGATCGCGCGGGCGCTCGCGACGAGGCCTCGGCTCCTCCTGTTGGATGAGCCAGCGGCGGGCATGAACCCTGAGGAAACAACACAGCTGATGAAGTTCATCTGTCGCGTCCGGGACGATTTCAACCTCACGATCTTTCTCATCGAACATGACATGCGGCTTGTGATGGGGATCTGCGAGCGGATACGCGTGATCGACTATGGAGTCTCGATCGCCGAGGGAACCCCGCAGGAGATCCAGTCGAACCCCAGAGTCATAGCGGCCTACCTGGGCGAGGAGGAGAAGTAG
- a CDS encoding ABC transporter ATP-binding protein, which produces MLKIRDLHVYYGGIHALKGISMDVPEGKIVTLIGANGAGKSTTLRAITGLVKARRGSIELKGQNIVGKPSHHIVRSGVAMVPEGRKIFRNLTVLENLMMGAYPRQDTAGIQQDLDWVTTLFPRLKERFSQKGGTLSGGEQQMLAVGRALMSRPRLLCLDEPSLGLAPVLMREVFKALTRIHDEGCTILLIEQNAKAALKLADYAYVLETGAITMEGPGPELLENEAVRKAYLGE; this is translated from the coding sequence ATGCTCAAGATCAGAGACCTCCACGTTTATTATGGCGGCATTCACGCGCTCAAGGGGATCTCCATGGACGTGCCCGAGGGCAAGATCGTCACGCTCATAGGCGCGAACGGGGCCGGCAAGAGCACCACCCTGCGCGCCATCACGGGCCTTGTGAAAGCCCGGCGGGGGTCCATCGAGCTCAAGGGCCAGAACATCGTCGGAAAGCCGAGCCACCACATCGTGCGCTCGGGAGTAGCGATGGTGCCGGAGGGCCGCAAGATATTCCGCAACCTCACCGTCCTGGAGAACCTAATGATGGGGGCGTACCCACGGCAGGACACCGCGGGCATACAACAGGACCTGGACTGGGTGACCACTCTCTTCCCGAGACTCAAGGAGCGCTTCTCGCAGAAGGGCGGCACGCTTTCCGGAGGCGAGCAGCAGATGCTCGCGGTGGGCAGGGCTCTCATGTCACGGCCGAGGCTGCTGTGCCTCGACGAGCCGTCCCTGGGGCTAGCGCCTGTCCTCATGCGCGAGGTATTCAAGGCGCTTACCCGGATACACGACGAGGGGTGCACGATCCTCCTGATAGAGCAGAACGCCAAGGCTGCCCTAAAACTAGCCGACTACGCGTACGTGCTGGAAACTGGGGCAATCACGATGGAGGGTCCCGGACCGGAGCTTTTGGAGAACGAGGCCGTTCGCAAGGCTTACCTGGGAGAGTAG
- a CDS encoding FAD:protein FMN transferase: MRAVRGIIALIVLLAAAVAVGGCQGFDGGKPSASARTGFALGTLVQVRAYASGGPADEAVEEAMARIREVEALMSVNVPSSDVAAVNRESGRLPTKVAEDTLYVVKKAIEYGDLSGGKFDVAIGPLVELWGIGTDHARVPAPSEIEAAKSLVDYRSVELDESASTVRLKKPGMAIDLGAIAKGFAADEAAETLVKRGVRSAFIDLGGNILVVGSKPDGSPWRVGIQDPWKERGATFAVVPVRDTAVVSSGTYERFFEKYGRRYHHIIDPDTGYPAETGIVSATVLARRAVDADALSTTVFLLGPSEGMKLIAGLPGLEAVIVTEDRQVIASPGLRGVIEVNKGWAVKFYGLENVQEG, from the coding sequence CTGCGGGCGGTCCGTGGCATCATAGCTCTCATAGTCCTGCTGGCGGCGGCCGTGGCGGTCGGAGGCTGCCAGGGTTTCGATGGCGGCAAGCCAAGCGCATCGGCCCGGACCGGCTTCGCCCTGGGGACCCTCGTCCAAGTGCGGGCGTACGCCTCGGGCGGGCCTGCGGACGAAGCGGTTGAAGAGGCTATGGCCCGCATCAGGGAAGTCGAGGCACTAATGAGCGTGAATGTCCCGTCCAGCGACGTCGCGGCGGTGAACCGCGAGTCGGGACGCTTGCCAACCAAGGTAGCCGAGGATACACTGTATGTGGTGAAGAAGGCCATTGAATACGGCGACTTAAGCGGCGGAAAGTTCGACGTGGCGATAGGCCCGCTGGTCGAACTGTGGGGTATCGGCACCGACCACGCGAGGGTGCCTGCGCCAAGCGAGATCGAAGCGGCAAAGTCGCTGGTCGATTACAGGAGCGTAGAACTGGACGAGTCAGCCAGCACCGTGCGCCTCAAGAAGCCCGGCATGGCCATCGATCTCGGGGCGATCGCGAAAGGCTTCGCTGCTGACGAGGCCGCCGAGACGCTGGTAAAACGCGGAGTGAGGAGCGCGTTCATCGACCTCGGCGGGAACATCCTGGTGGTCGGGTCGAAGCCTGACGGCTCGCCTTGGAGAGTGGGAATACAAGATCCGTGGAAGGAGCGCGGCGCCACCTTCGCGGTCGTGCCTGTGCGCGACACAGCGGTGGTATCATCCGGTACCTATGAACGTTTCTTCGAGAAATACGGAAGGCGCTACCACCACATAATCGACCCGGACACGGGATACCCGGCCGAGACAGGCATCGTGAGCGCGACGGTCCTGGCTCGCCGTGCGGTGGACGCGGATGCCCTATCCACCACGGTGTTCCTCCTGGGGCCGTCTGAAGGGATGAAGCTCATCGCGGGTCTCCCGGGACTCGAAGCCGTGATCGTCACCGAGGACCGGCAGGTAATCGCGTCCCCGGGCCTTCGCGGAGTCATAGAAGTCAACAAGGGATGGGCGGTCAAGTTCTATGGGCTTGAAAACGTTCAGGAAGGCTGA
- a CDS encoding DUF1850 domain-containing protein, whose product MGASEGMASGSPMGRRDDDAGCIGRLPQGEGRKGRAITALALVILAAGVASLVPGLVALEVRESPLGPLLHFAPVSVGARFEVRFVHSVERTPVREVFAVGPDLAIYLVETVYESFGAGLPTTADKGARFVLDGGRMRITGLRRRIGELRLAVSSVPGHALTIPGETVVLANLAEPGTALTLRVVHAPAAAFLFRGRFWWKRG is encoded by the coding sequence GTGGGTGCGAGTGAGGGGATGGCCAGCGGCTCGCCCATGGGGCGTCGCGATGATGATGCCGGATGCATAGGGAGACTCCCTCAGGGTGAAGGACGCAAGGGGCGCGCTATAACCGCGCTTGCGCTGGTGATTCTGGCAGCCGGGGTGGCGTCGCTCGTTCCCGGGCTAGTGGCCCTCGAGGTAAGGGAGAGCCCGCTCGGTCCCCTATTGCACTTCGCCCCGGTGTCGGTTGGAGCCAGGTTCGAGGTGAGGTTCGTTCACTCTGTGGAACGGACCCCGGTCCGCGAGGTCTTCGCAGTCGGTCCGGACCTTGCGATCTACCTCGTCGAGACGGTATACGAATCCTTCGGCGCCGGGCTGCCAACGACCGCCGACAAGGGCGCTCGATTTGTCCTGGACGGGGGGAGGATGAGAATCACCGGGCTTCGCCGGCGCATCGGCGAACTTCGGCTGGCCGTAAGCTCGGTACCTGGGCATGCGCTTACGATCCCCGGCGAGACCGTTGTGCTTGCGAACCTGGCGGAGCCGGGGACGGCCCTCACCCTGAGGGTGGTTCATGCCCCCGCGGCTGCATTCTTGTTCAGGGGGAGGTTCTGGTGGAAAAGAGGATAG
- a CDS encoding TAXI family TRAP transporter solute-binding subunit, producing MRRVVLAAVTMCLVLGVASASFAAVAQLVMATGGTAGTYYPLGGAMAQLINEKVKDVNVTVQSTGASIANLRMIHQKEVDLALVQTDTADYAWNGTEFFEKDGKLQSFGVIASLYPELIQIVASASSGINSVADLKGKRVSVGAPGSGTEANARQILEAYGLSYKDLAQVQYLSFAESAEAFKDKHIDAFFVTSGIPNAGIQDVATQHKIKIVEIPQDMYKKLHGKYGFYGEAVIPAGTYINQTKDAKTVAVQAVLIARSDLDAGLVYQMTRALFENLPELAKAHAKGSEITLAGALTGVSTPLHPGAERYFREKGLVK from the coding sequence ATGAGAAGAGTCGTGTTGGCCGCTGTCACCATGTGTCTTGTGCTCGGCGTGGCGTCCGCGTCGTTTGCGGCTGTGGCACAGCTTGTCATGGCCACTGGCGGAACGGCGGGGACCTACTATCCTCTGGGCGGTGCGATGGCGCAGCTCATCAACGAGAAGGTGAAGGATGTCAATGTCACCGTCCAGAGCACGGGTGCTTCCATCGCGAACTTGAGGATGATTCATCAGAAGGAAGTTGATCTCGCGCTCGTGCAGACCGACACCGCGGACTACGCCTGGAACGGGACGGAGTTTTTCGAGAAGGACGGAAAGCTACAGAGCTTCGGCGTGATTGCCTCTCTTTACCCTGAGCTTATCCAGATCGTCGCGTCCGCGAGTTCCGGGATAAACTCCGTGGCCGACCTCAAGGGGAAGAGGGTGTCGGTCGGAGCGCCTGGCAGCGGAACCGAGGCGAACGCGAGGCAGATCCTTGAAGCGTACGGCCTTAGTTACAAAGACCTTGCCCAGGTGCAGTACTTGAGTTTCGCCGAGTCCGCGGAAGCCTTCAAGGACAAGCACATCGATGCCTTCTTCGTTACGTCGGGCATACCGAACGCCGGGATCCAAGACGTGGCTACGCAGCACAAGATCAAGATCGTCGAGATCCCGCAGGACATGTACAAGAAGCTACATGGCAAGTATGGCTTCTACGGCGAGGCCGTCATCCCCGCAGGGACATACATCAACCAGACCAAAGACGCGAAAACCGTGGCGGTCCAGGCGGTTCTCATCGCGCGGTCGGACCTTGACGCAGGTCTGGTCTACCAGATGACCCGGGCGCTATTCGAGAACCTCCCCGAACTTGCGAAGGCCCACGCCAAGGGCAGCGAGATAACCCTGGCGGGCGCTCTCACGGGCGTCAGCACGCCGCTGCATCCCGGGGCCGAGAGGTATTTCAGAGAAAAAGGTCTCGTGAAATGA
- a CDS encoding FAD-dependent oxidoreductase, whose translation MADKKRVVILGAGYGGIHAAKTLQKMLGRDEAEITLIDKNDRHILLTELHEVAGARVHEDSVQIPLADIFGRSRVRVVQDLITGIDLERKVLTSESAEYPYDYLILACGSEPEFYGIPGMAENALTLWSLEDARRIRAHVRRMFELASAESDPVKRQELLTFVVGGGGFTGVEMAGELAEWVPDLCREFGISRFSVTVYVVEALPRILPTLAENLACRAAEVMRAKGITVLTNSPIVEVKPDELTLKSGAKIRTRTVIWTGGVRTTTFLQDKGFNCKKRGRLVVNEYLQVDGHSDVYAVGDNCLFVDEKGELPALVESALQGGACAARNIAADIKGAPKRKFRPHLHGVMVSIGSHYSVADLMGISLWSYPATVMKHLVNLHYQWGVGGLRVILKYLRHEMINARGVLSGLMKHANVKVSLAWLVILRVFLGYEWLLSGIGKIREGFLVSGDKLVSGSSLMPMGPGTPGWYRWFMETFVFPHALFFQWVVTLTELALGLALIFGLFTTLAALGSIFMNVNFALSGAGGDIWFVMVSIAMLAGAGRAFGLDYYVMPFLGEVVKGALPKSWVSHGRQAASAGGTK comes from the coding sequence ATGGCGGACAAAAAGAGGGTGGTCATTCTCGGAGCGGGGTACGGGGGGATTCATGCGGCCAAGACCTTGCAGAAGATGCTTGGACGCGACGAAGCCGAGATCACGCTCATCGACAAGAACGACCGGCATATACTCCTGACCGAACTCCACGAGGTCGCAGGGGCCCGCGTCCATGAAGACAGCGTGCAGATCCCTCTTGCCGACATCTTCGGGAGGAGCAGGGTCAGGGTCGTGCAGGATCTCATCACCGGGATCGACCTCGAGAGGAAGGTGCTCACATCGGAGTCGGCGGAGTATCCCTACGATTATCTCATCCTGGCGTGCGGCAGCGAACCGGAGTTTTACGGCATTCCAGGGATGGCCGAGAACGCCTTGACCCTATGGTCTCTGGAGGATGCCCGGCGGATAAGGGCACACGTGCGCCGCATGTTCGAGCTTGCGTCCGCTGAGAGTGACCCGGTCAAACGCCAGGAGTTGCTCACGTTCGTAGTTGGAGGCGGTGGCTTCACCGGCGTCGAGATGGCGGGGGAGCTCGCGGAGTGGGTGCCTGACCTCTGCCGGGAGTTTGGCATCTCGCGTTTTTCGGTAACCGTGTACGTTGTCGAGGCGTTGCCGCGCATCTTGCCGACGCTTGCCGAGAACCTCGCATGCAGGGCGGCCGAGGTCATGCGAGCGAAGGGCATCACCGTGCTCACGAATTCCCCGATAGTGGAAGTGAAGCCAGACGAGCTTACGCTGAAGTCCGGCGCAAAGATACGCACGCGCACGGTCATCTGGACGGGCGGGGTCCGGACCACGACGTTTCTTCAGGATAAGGGCTTCAACTGCAAGAAGCGCGGGCGCCTCGTGGTTAACGAATACCTGCAGGTAGATGGCCACAGCGACGTGTACGCCGTAGGTGACAACTGCCTCTTTGTGGACGAGAAAGGCGAGCTTCCCGCGCTTGTCGAGTCGGCCCTTCAGGGAGGGGCGTGCGCCGCCCGGAACATAGCCGCGGACATCAAGGGGGCGCCTAAGCGCAAGTTCCGGCCCCACCTGCACGGCGTGATGGTCTCGATTGGCAGCCATTACTCCGTGGCAGACCTCATGGGCATCTCACTGTGGAGCTATCCTGCGACCGTCATGAAGCACTTGGTGAACCTCCACTACCAGTGGGGGGTTGGAGGCCTACGGGTCATACTCAAGTATCTGAGACACGAGATGATAAACGCGAGAGGGGTGCTTTCCGGTCTCATGAAGCACGCAAACGTCAAGGTCAGCCTCGCCTGGCTGGTGATCCTGAGGGTGTTCCTCGGGTACGAGTGGCTTTTGTCTGGAATCGGCAAGATTCGCGAGGGGTTTCTTGTCTCCGGCGACAAGCTTGTGTCGGGATCTTCGCTGATGCCGATGGGCCCGGGGACGCCTGGATGGTACAGGTGGTTCATGGAGACGTTTGTCTTCCCGCATGCCCTCTTCTTCCAGTGGGTCGTGACCCTCACCGAGCTCGCGCTTGGGCTCGCCCTCATATTTGGCTTGTTCACGACCCTTGCGGCGCTAGGGTCCATATTCATGAACGTGAACTTCGCCCTCTCTGGGGCCGGCGGTGACATCTGGTTCGTGATGGTTTCCATAGCGATGCTCGCCGGAGCCGGAAGGGCGTTCGGGCTTGACTATTACGTGATGCCGTTCCTCGGAGAGGTCGTGAAGGGGGCGCTCCCGAAATCCTGGGTTTCGCACGGCAGGCAGGCAGCGTCGGCTGGCGGGACGAAGTGA